Within Oncorhynchus masou masou isolate Uvic2021 chromosome 17, UVic_Omas_1.1, whole genome shotgun sequence, the genomic segment TATTTAATTTGTTTCTTGTATTTATTCAGGGTAGCCCAATTGAGACcacttacctttatttaacgaggcaagtcagttaagaacaaattcttatttacaatgacggcctaccccggccaaaccctatcccggacgacgctgggccaattgtgagcagccctatgggattcccaatcacggcctgttgtgatacagcctggaatcgaaccagggtctgtagtgatgcctctatagcactgagatgcagtgccttagatcgctgtgcAACTAGGGAGACCCAGTGTGCCATAATGGTGCCAGGAgtaaaacaaatgttttattAACAAAAGTCAGACATGCTTTGTTTCTGTAAAAGAAACCAACGTTTTTTATTTAttagccacactcaaggtcctaaacgatatcttaaccgccaccgataagaaacattactgtgcagccgtgttcattgatcttgccaaggctttcgactctgtcaatcaccacatcctcatcggcagactcgacagccttggtttctcaaatgattgcctcgcctggttcaccaactacttctctgatagagttcagtgtgtcaaatcggagggtctgctgtccggacctctggaagtctctatgggggtgccacagggttcaattcttggaccgactctcttctctgtatacatcaatgaggtcgctcttgctgctggtgagtctctgatccacctctacgcagacgacaccattctgtatacttctggcccttctttggacactgtgttaacaaccctccaggcaagcttcaatgccatgcaactctccttccgtggcctccaattgctcttaaatacaagtaaaactaaatgcatgctcttcaaccgatcgctacccgcacctacccgcctgtccaacatcactactctggacggctctgatttagaatacgtggacaactacaaatacttaggtgtctggttagactgtaaactctccttccagacccgtATCAAATATCtctaatccaaagttaaatctagaattggcttcctatttcgcaacaaagcatccttcactcatgctgccaaacatacccttgtaaaactgaccattctaccaatcctcgactttagcgatgtcatttacaaaatagcctccaataccctactcaacaaattggatgcaatctatcacagtgcaatccgttttgtcaccaaagccccatatactacccaccattgcgacctgtacgctctcgttggctggccctcgcttcatagtcgtcgccaaacccactggctccatgtcatttacaagaccctgctaggtaaagtcccctcttatctcagctcgctggtcaccatagtatctcccacctgtagcacacgctccagcaggtatatctctctagtcacccccaaaaccaattctttctttggccgcctctccttccagttctctgctgccaatgactggaacaaactacaaaaagcactgaaactggaaacacttatctcccttactagctttaagcaccaactgtcagagcagctcacagattactgcacctgtacatagcccacctatattttagcccaaacaactacctctttccctgctgtatttaatttatttatttattttgctcctttgcaccccattatttttatttctactttgcacattcttccattgcaaatctaccattccagtgttttacttgctatattgtatttactttgccaccatggcctttttttgcctttacctcccttatctcacctcatttgctcacatcgtatatagacttgtttatactgtattattgactgtatgtttgttttgctccatgtgtaactctgtgtcgttgtatgtgtcgaactgctttgctttatcttggccaggtcgcaattgtaaatgagaacttgttctcaacttgcctacctggttaaataaaaggtgaaatacattTCTACTTCTGTGAACTTCATTGTCTGTATGAACCCTGCTTAAAGGATGTATAATCCTAAGCCTATGTGGTTGTATTGGTGGAGTTATGAGCCGATTTGCATATATATTCACTTGTATTCCTCTAAGTACACATGTGGAACTGCATGAAAAACCCTTTTTATGTTTGTTTCAAACTATTTTGAAATGTTGACCCCAATGTCACACATTGGCTCCATtacttatataaaaaaaaattttttttaaatagctctTTAATACTGTATGTAAGATGGGGTTGCAGAGGTGAGGGGTTAGAGGGATTCCTTACGTGGTGATCTGCGTCTCCATGAAGATAAGGATGAAAACGAGCAGTGCGGGTAGGATGCTAGCACCCATCATCCAGACGGGGAACTGGCTGTCTGAGCCCAGCGGAGGGATCAGCCAGCCCCGCTTCCCAGGACTGGTCACCGAGAAGCCTGTGGGCACGCTCAGCTTCTGTATAGGGGGGGGTCAACAGGAAAAGGTCAACCTGAGCTATTCTCACTTCTGATTGGACTCTCTTTATATTTGATCGTGACCTATATTTCACCTGGGTGTAGGTGTCTTTTATGCTGTAGTCCACCAACACCATGATGAGAATCGAGATGGGAACCCCGAAGTCTCCAATCATCCTACGGAGCTGAGACACAGAACATGTCACACTGAATATGATATGGTTGCTTACTGCCACGAGTGTCAAGGCATTTTGAATAATACCTTTTTTTCTCCCTTGGCCAACACTGTATGGCTCTGGTCTGTACTTACCTTGCCAGGGAAGAAGGCACTGTTCTTGAACTTGCGCAGGTAGAATGCAATGAAGAAGGTTCCAGACATGAGCACCAGCGTCAGAAGGGCTGTGTTGGGCTCTCCTACCACCTTGTCAGGCACGTCGACCACAGTGTGGTTGCATGATGATGATGTCCATGTGCCGTTGACCAGGTAACAGCGTTGAAGAGGATGCTCTTGAAAGATCTGGGTCGGTTttcattcagacagacagacagacagacagacagacagacaggcaggcaggcaggcaggcaggcaggcaggcaggcagacaggcaggcagacaggcagacagacaaacaggcagacagttTTCTTATGAGTCTCATTCCTTCCTGCACCATGACATCTGTGTCAGGTGTGTTGTAGATGACTTCAGTTTCAAATGCTCTCGGCGGTGTCATAATGCATGCAACGGTATGGATGCggtaaagaggtcaatggaacGTAGACCGTGGGGATAGAAGGTTTTCGGATTGGCACACATTCAACCAATCTGACCTTACAAAGTGGATATTGTAACTTTTTTTGCTGAGGGGCAATGAGGAGATTCGGGATCTTTCCCCCTTCGGCATCTTTCCCCCACGCATTTCCATGGCATTTCTATTGTTTTGGTTGAGTTCCATTGACCTCGTTACTGCATCTATGCTAGCTATGAATGGCAAACTTGTTAGCCAGTGGACAATTTAACCCAATCAGCTCCAGCCCAGTGTTTATGGGCGCTCTTCCTTCCAACCTCACCTTGCCCAGTTTGGAGAAGGTCTCGTAGATGAAGATGAGGGAGATGAGGAAGGAGAAGATCTCCTGGGTGAAGCGCGACACGAAGCGGACCAGGAAGCTTCCCTCGAAGGCCACTATGAGGACAACGATGAGCACCAGCCAGAAGCCAATCCATACACGGCCCGTCAGATACTCCATGTCATTGGCATTGCAGAACTgcatgacagaaacaccagacaaAATGTTGGGTGACGTTCAGAAAgcgtcattatcatcatcattatcacatTTAACCATATTCCTTACACACAGCTAGGGTTGCACATTTCCAGAATCTTCCACAAAGTTTTCAGATTATTTTTCATGTTGAAGGATTTTTGGAATTAGGAAGGAAAGGAATCCTTCAACTCCTCGAAATgggatttattttttaaacagaaaACTCTTAGGAATTTTGCAACCAGTTCATTCTTTGTAAATTCTTTGCAGGTGAGTGAACAAGTGCCCAATTTGGGGAGAAGGGGGAGTTAGGAAGAATTAGGCTAGTTGCTCACCGAGTAGAAGGCCTCCTCAAACACCAGCAGGGGTCCAGAGAAGCCCACCACAAGGAGAGGCTGCGCCCCAAGGAGGGAGAATATAACCCCTTGCATTGCCGTGGCGATGATCAGCTCCGACACGCCAATCAGCCCCCCTGTTTTCTCAcctagagaagaagaagaggaagtgaATACCAATACTCAAAATGATATGACTACCAATATACTCTATCCCTCTTTTTTTAGCTTAATTTCGATTCATAAAATGTTTCGTCAGTGATCCAATATTGTCCTTCTTCTTTTTAACAGTCTCCCtgacttccctccctcccccaatggttgactgactgactgacccagtAGTCCTCCGAAGGTGACGGCGGGCGACAGGGCAGCGAAGTAGATGAATATGATGGCGGCCATGCACTGGGGGTTGAGCGCGTCACGTAAGTCACTGGCATATTTGGGGTAGCGTCGTGCGGCATCGCGGATCAGACCCCCAAACAGGCGGCCTGAACGGCGCAGAGGGTCGACCCCAGGTTTGAAGGGCGCCTGCAGagctgagtgagagagaaggaaaagggtTTATCACCCTTGACCATGGAATCGTTGTGCTTTTGGTTTGTAGTTTGCCCTCCTGTTCCTCTGTAGTATACGTATGTATATCTGTGTATGCTTGTCTCTATTACCTTTATCCTTTGGGCTCTTTGGCTCTTTGACCTTGAGCTCCTTgccctgctgctcctctctcttgCGGAGCATCTCTCTCTGGAAGCGGGCCACCGAGCGCAGCAGCTCTTCGCCACCAACCTCAGACGGCGGCAGCACGATGCTGCAGTCCAGGAAGCTGTTGATGGCATTCAGCAGGTCCTGCCGCTCGTCCGCCAAGTATGCCGCCTCATGGAAGTGCTGCggtaaaataataacaataatatatcGTTGCTGTCTGATGAAAATCTCTTATCTCCAAAACAGAAACTTTTCAGGAAATGGGAAAAAAAACGGCCATATTTTACCATTAACGTACATACAATCACCAAACTTCAGAagctattttgaatacatttcttGGTCCTAGTGTCATGAAAAGTTCAGAGTACATTGAGGGGAGTTACTGCTTTCAATAGACGTAAAATAATGAACATTTGTGAAAATTGTTCCAAGGTTTTCATCAGACAGTAACGATACGCcacttagcagatgcttttattcaAAGTGATCTACAGGAGAGTGACTGCATCGTtttttgtttgtatgtgtatgtgctcCCTGTGGGAGTTCAACCCACGACCTTGGTGTTGCTAGTACCACGCtataaccaactgagccacacgtgGGGAAGTATGGGTCACACAACAGCTTAACCAACTGATCCACACGTGGGGAAGTATGGGTCACACAACAgtttaaccaactgagccacacgtgGGGAAGTATGGGTCACACAACAgtttaaccaactgagccacatgtgGGGAAGTATGGGTCACACAACAGCTTAACCAACTGATCCACATGTGGGGAAGTATGGGTCACACAACAGCTTAACCAACTGATCCACAACAGGGCAGTATGGGTCACACAACAGTTTAACCAACTGATCCACACGTGGGGAAGTATGGGTCACACAACAGTTTAACCAACTGATCCACAACAGGGCAGTATGGGTCACACAACagcttaaccaactgagccacaacaGGGCAGTATGAGTCACCAAACGGTTAACTCACCTTGTCAGACATAAGTGTGGAGATGGAGCGGCCAATCTGGTGGTAGTCGATGTGGGCGATGGGTGGGCccatgaggaggaagaggaaacgCACAGGAATAGGAACCTCCAGTACGGACTCCAGCAGGACGGCTTCCTGCAGACGCACAAACGCCATGGAAGGCTGCTCCAGGAAGCCCACGGCGCCTGCGGGAGACAGTTGGTACATTTCATTGAACTTGATGGATTATTGAATTTAGGATGATCGGACTATCAGACTCAGTGGGGCTTTTCACTTTCAGATCCAGTGTGTTAGACTAGAGTACAATTGAAGCAAAATCCTAATGGAGGATCATGCAAAAACTCATGCTTTAATACAGAtattaataacaataacaaaatgTTAAACTACTATAATTGACACTATCGGCTCTCCCACCAATGTGGGAACGTCTGCCTCATAGCTGGAAATGTGAGTGAAATAGCAAGGCGCACCTACGAGGACGACAGTGGCCTCTGCATTTTCCGGAATCTTCTCCAGCAACTTGAGCTCATGCTTGGACTTGGACCTGTGCATGCCCAATATGGGAGGATTGTCCTTCTGTAGATGAACACTGGAGTTTAGACACCAAGAATACGCACACATTCAGACTaaaaacaaaacataaaacaCTCACCCAAGACAAGAGGGCAaagataaatacacacacacaccacaaacacaactCAAACAACACAGAGCTCGCAAAAACGCTCAGACACACAAACATCCcgtacacagagacacaaagacacatcCACACTTCCAAGACCTCGCTCTTCTCCACGTCGATGCGGGAGTCTGTGAGGGTGCCGGCAGCCCCTCCTCCATCCATGAGGGGGTCAGTCACAGAGGGCTCGGCTTGGCCTGTGTGGTTGCTGCTGTTCTGGTGGTTCACCATCAGTGAGACCAGGCTGGCGGCAGAGATGTTCCGCGTGAAAGAGCTGTGTTCCTTCTCATCGCTCGGGTGACTGCGGgtagagacgaggagagagagagagagaacggctgAACTGAGTTTGTGTATTACAACTAAAGTAATACCTGAGTTTGAGAAGTGACAAATGATGTAAATAAACACTGTGAATATGTACCGTGTGTCTATGTTAGTGATAGACTGTACGTAGCAGGGTAGCAGGCGGATCATAGACAGCTAGAGGAGAGACATACCTGTGTTTGAGTAGTAGGGCTCTGAGGACATTGGCCCGGTCCTCTACTTTGATCTGATCAGAGATGATCATCTGCTCCACCACCTGATGGGCGATGCCAGGCAAGGTCTTCTGCTTCAAGTCCAGCAGCACCGCACCTAAAGAACACATCCCCTAAGTTTCCATTTAACACAACTAACTGTTTCGTTTTCTTGCCTTTGTCCATCCCTTTTTTTATTCCCCATTttcttcccttcctccccattttcttcccttcctccccattttcttcccttcctccccattttcttcccttcctccccaatctctcccttcctccccattctctcccttcctccccattttcttcccttcctccccaatctctcccttcctccccaatctctcccttcctctctatctTCATCTGTACTttttctacctccccctctcacctcttTCTTTGACCCTCTCCTTTCCCAACCCCCCACCTCCCCTTCTATTCCcaactccttctctccctcctcccccttctattCCTCACTCATCCTACCTAccttccctccctttcttccctcactctcccctctttctctcaccatGGGAGATGGTCTTTCGGAGCTCCAGGAGACTACGGAAGGAGAGCGAGGCGACGTGGGGTTTTCCCCAACGGTCCGtttcctcctccacttcctcctcaaACTTGATCCAGCGAGCCGTCTCCCGCCACTGCAACTCCTGGTTCTTATCCATCACCAGCTCGTTTAGCTCTACAAACACCTGGAAGAGAGGTCACACGTACAATATAGAAAACTATCTCCATAATGAAAACCTCCTCTTGTACCTTGGATCCTGTTCCAACAGCCCTGCTCCAATCATGCCCCTCTGCACTCAGCCCTCTAACAACCCAGATTGTTAACCACTCCCTCCAATCTGGCCACCTGCATTTAAGACCGCTGTCATCAGCCCCCTTCTGAAGAAGCCCACCCTAGACCCGGAAGTGTTGGCTAAATACAGGCCAATATCcaatcttctcttcctctccaaaCTGTTGGAAAAAGTGGTTGCTGTGCAGCTCCAAGACCATCTCGATCAGAACAACCAATTGCTGAAGTTCCAGTCAGGTTTCCAGCCGGCCTACAGCACTGAAACAGGCCCTACTCAGGGTCACCAACGACCTGCTGATGGCGGCTGATGCAGGCTCTCCTTGTCCTCTGATCCTCCTGGACTTGAGCGCAGCGTTTGACACTGTCGACCATCCCATCCTCCTGAAGCGCCTCCGGGACACAACAGACTATCTGGACCAGCTCTGAGCTGGTTCCACTCCTACTTCTTAGACAGGACTGAGTATGGGTCCAAGTCTCGCTCCCACCACATCACCTGCAGTGTCCCACAAGGATCTGTTCTTGGACCCTATCCTGTTTGTTCTGTACATGCTCTCCCCCTCGGACTAATGCAACATACTCTTCATCGAGaaccctggcaggagtctccagAAGCTCCAAAACATCCAGAACAACCCTGCCAGGATCCTGGTGAGAGTGAAGGATCCTGGTGAGAGTGGAGGATAATCATCCCCATCCTAGCATCTCTGCTCTGGCTCCCCATCtcaacaccatcacatcaccCCCATCCTGTCTCCCcgtctcaacaccatcacatcaccCCCATCCTGACTCCCcgtctcaacaccatcacatcaccCCCATCCTGTCTCCcgtctcaacaccatcacatcATCCCCATCCTGGCTCCCcgtctcaacaccatcacatcaccCCCATCCTGGCTCCCcgtctcaacaccatcacatcaccCCCATCCTGTCTCCCcgtctcaacaccatcacatcaccCCCATCCTGACTCCCcgtctcaacaccatcacatcaccCCCATCCTGTCTCCCcgtctcaacaccatcacatcATCCCCATCCTGGCTCCCcgtctcaacaccatcacatcaccCCCATCCTGACTCCCcgtctcaacaccatcacatcacccccatcctggctccccatctcaacaccatcacatcaccCCCATCCTGACTCCCcgtctcaacaccatcacatcaccCCCATCCTGGCTCCCCATCTCAACACCATCACATCATCCCCATCCTGGCTCCCcgtctcaacaccatcacatcaccCCCATCCTGGCTCCCCGTCTCAAAACCATCACATCACCCCCATCCTGACTCCCcgtctcaacaccatcacatcacccccatcctggctccccatctcaacaccatcacatcaccCCCATCCTGTCTCCCcgtctcaacaccatcacatcATCCCCATCCTGGCTCCCcgtctcaacaccatcacatcGCCCCCATCCTGGCATCTCTGCTCTGGCTCCcgtctcaacaccatcacatcaccCCCATCCTGACTCCCcgtctcaacaccatcacaccacccccATCCTGACTCCCcgtctcaacaccatcacatcacccccatcctggctccctgtctcaacaccatcacatcaccCCCATCCTGACTCCCcgtctcaacaccatcacattACCCTCATCCTGACTCCCcgtctcaacaccatcacatcacccccatcctggctccctgtctcaacaccatcacatcacccccatcctgactccctgtctcaacaccatcacatcaccCCCATCCTGACTCCCcgtctcaacaccatcacattACCCCCATCCTGACTCCCcgtctcaacaccatcacatcaccCCCATCCTGACTCCCcgtctcaacaccatcacatcacccccatcctgactccctgtctcaacaccatcacaccacccccATCCTGACTCCCcgtctcaacaccatcacatcaccCCCATCCTGGCTCCCcgtctcaacaccatcacatcacccccatcctgtctcccccgtctcaacaccatcacatcaccCCCATCCTGTCTCCCcgtctcaacaccatcacatcGCCCCCATCCTGGCATCTCTGCTCTGGCTCCCcgtctcaacaccatcacatcacccccatcctggctccctgtctcaacaccatcacatcaccCCCATCCTGACTCCCcgtctcaacaccatcacatcaccCCCATCCTGACTCCCcgtctcaacaccatcacatcacccccatcctggctccctgtctcaacaccatcacatcaccCCCATCCTGTCTCCCcgtctcaacaccatcacatcaccCCCATCCTGTCTCCCcgtctcaacaccatcacatcacccccatcctggctccccatctcaacaccatcacatcaccCCCATCCTGGCTCCCCATCACATCACCCCCATCCTGTCTCCCcgtctcaacaccatcacatcacccccatcctgtctccccatctcaacaccatcacatcaccCCCATCCTGTCTCCCcgtctcaacaccatcacatcaccCCCATCCTGTCTCCCcgtctcaacaccatcacatcGCCCCCATCCTGGCATCTCTGCTCTGGCTCCCcgtctcaacaccatcacatcaccCCCATCCTGGCTCCCcgtctcaacaccatcacatcacccccatcctgtctccccatctcaacaccatcacatcaccCCCATCCTGTCTCCCcgtctcaacaccatcacatcGCCCCCATCCTGGCATCTCTGCTCTGGCTCCCcgtctcaacaccatcacatcaccCCCATCCTGACTCCCcgtctcaacaccatcacatcaccCCCATCCTGGCTCCCcgtctcaacaccatcacatcaccCCCATCCTGGCTCCCcgtctcaacaccatcacatcaccCCCATCCTGGCTCCCcgtctcaacaccatcacatcaccCCCATCCTGGCTCCCcgtctcaacaccatcacatcaccCCCATCCTGACTCCCcgtctcaacaccatcacatcaccCCCATCCTGGCTCCCcgtctcaacaccatcacatcaccCCCATCCTGACTCCCcgtctcaacaccatcacattACCCCCATCCTGACTCCCcgtctcaacaccatcacatcaccCCCATCCTGGCTCCCcgtctcaacaccatcacatcacccccatcctggctccctgtctcaacaccatcacatcaccCCCATCCTGACTCCCcgtctcaacaccatcacatcaccCCCATCCTGACTCCCcgtctcaacaccatcacatcacccccatcctggctccctgtctcaacaccatcacatcaccCCCATCCTGTCTCATTCAGGATTGAATTCAAAAACCCTCCTGTTGACTTTGCAGTGTTTTCATGGCAATTCCCCTCCTTATCTCAAAGAACTGCTCTCCCTCCATAACCCCACCGTCAGGTCAAGCAATAGCCTGCTCCTCCTTTTAGGTCGTATAATAACTTTTTTTCAAACTTGATTTTAACATTCTGTcgtaaagagcacatgttcaacgtcataacaaaaaacatattttcccCATTTCAAGAAGCGGCAactgaatgcaagcttcacaaaactttaaataaatgtttt encodes:
- the LOC135558363 gene encoding anion exchange protein 2-like; translation: MSNPKDASDTNVAANTKTAVTSAPVQPPPSPRRIDDDEDEERDLNKTLGVQRFQQILHPPARGPPEKHRAYNEEDFEYHRHSSHHIHHPLSKLPPEGKKKKSNKRKKGTGRRRGSGAGGAPTIEEDEEEEEVEEESYSQYDGEGGQTTTPDTDMDTHNEDVQFFVSEDDCASATPTPTPSQPGSASFPRHLTIVPETALGTDLPEDATPTDKPVDSVLAPHKGRNGLSSGPSRESPSPSTWGSIPASSRATPPGGSRSYDLQERRRSGNMTCGLQEHHQRQATDDSEAQMLGSADLDGIKSHRFEDVPAVRRHLVRKSNKGQVVHINKDHKEPSARSRKLDRTPHEVFVELNELVMDKNQELQWRETARWIKFEEEVEEETDRWGKPHVASLSFRSLLELRKTISHGAVLLDLKQKTLPGIAHQVVEQMIISDQIKVEDRANVLRALLLKHSHPSDEKEHSSFTRNISAASLVSLMVNHQNSSNHTGQAEPSVTDPLMDGGGAAGTLTDSRIDVEKSEKDNPPILGMHRSKSKHELKLLEKIPENAEATVVLVGAVGFLEQPSMAFVRLQEAVLLESVLEVPIPVRFLFLLMGPPIAHIDYHQIGRSISTLMSDKHFHEAAYLADERQDLLNAINSFLDCSIVLPPSEVGGEELLRSVARFQREMLRKREEQQGKELKVKEPKSPKDKALQAPFKPGVDPLRRSGRLFGGLIRDAARRYPKYASDLRDALNPQCMAAIIFIYFAALSPAVTFGGLLGEKTGGLIGVSELIIATAMQGVIFSLLGAQPLLVVGFSGPLLVFEEAFYSFCNANDMEYLTGRVWIGFWLVLIVVLIVAFEGSFLVRFVSRFTQEIFSFLISLIFIYETFSKLGKIFQEHPLQRCYLVNGTWTSSSCNHTVVDVPDKVVGEPNTALLTLVLMSGTFFIAFYLRKFKNSAFFPGKLRRMIGDFGVPISILIMVLVDYSIKDTYTQKLSVPTGFSVTSPGKRGWLIPPLGSDSQFPVWMMGASILPALLVFILIFMETQITTLIVCKKERMLLKGSGFHLDLLIIVAIGGVSALFGLPWLAAATVRSVTHTNALTVMSKAVAPGDKPRIQEVKEQRVTGFFVALFVGLSIVIGDLLRQIPIAVLFGIFLYMGVMSLNGIQLTERMLLLLMPPKYHPDHTYVRKVRTLRMHLFTGIQLVCLAALWAVMSTAASLAFPFVLILTVPVKWFLLPRIFTTREMQCLDADDAEPKFDEREGQDEYTEMHMPV